AGTCCACAGGAGAAAATATTAATGACTATACTTACTTACGGTGATTCaatggatgccatattttgtgtcagaacggcatgacatatatcgcatcaattggttccattttcttAGTTAGTCATTCCAGttagtcatttttctccaattttgcgatcgcaattctgttgtcaggagactaaagcactcaattaccaattttaacgaagaaattcaacgtaataaaggcgtggtttttttagagagaaaacatcgcattcgagtgcagtttcgatatcagtatcgaaggCGATATttactctctaaaaaaaccacgcctttattacgttgaatttctttgttaaaattggtaagtgagtgctttagtctcctgacaacagatttgccatctcaaaattggagaaaaatgacgagtaatgttgagaaaatggaaccaattggtgcgatatattgcatgccgttctgacacaaaatatggcgtccatcaaatcaccttaacctAGATCTAGCAGTAAGAATAAACTAGTATTTCTGGTATTtccacaaaagcacctatcagcatagggaaactaatgacacacacgttgttcctgaaatgagccagaattagtAGTTCCTTACTACAAAATGTAAGTAGtccatttgaggggcttggaagacatgACGCATAAGtccagcttttgaaaaaattgagctactaatgatttcaagtaaaactagtcttaatacaTATCCTGCGAAATATTTGTTcccaagtttcaatttttaagcattgaaAAGTCCATTTAAACTATCTTTctgccatgaggatccatgtaatttcaaaacttcaaacatgtatttctcgaaaaagtaaaaactgcacttatgcaccttgccCTCCAAACCATTTATTGGTAGTTCACCATTATCTCCAAATTAGatgaaatattaataatatttttgaaaatacctAATCTACCTTTCTTAAAATATTCTTTATAAACTCAAAGGGACATGAAACGCCAGGGGATTAAAACTTGaaggaaaactcaaattttggggcaaaacaaaaaagaaagaaaaaatgtagaTAAATAAGCGTGCCCTATGAAGAGTTAAACTTAAATGGAGCTCTCCATCAAATTTCCAAATGTTTGTCGCTGATGCCCTACATGCAATCAGCCCCTAGGAATTCcaagaaattttatgaaactcTCAGTAATATTAAACTTAATTTTGCATCCTTTGGTAACAAGAGACAGAAGAGAGTTATGACATAGAGAGGTAGACATTAAATGTAACGTCATTTTAAAATCTTAAGTGCATTGAATGAAGCGTTCACCTGTGTGTTTCAAGATAAACAAATGAGGAAAGTTCTTGTAGTGATTTAATAGACGATGACACCCGTAATAAGCGTTTTGGTAAAATGAGTTTATTGGCAACAATCTACTATACAAATATAATACAAGATCCTAAAATCATCAGCAAATTAATTATACAGGAAAACATAAAAGATAAAATCAACAAAGAGACCAAAAAGAATAGcgaatgcaaaaaaattaatagaaaataaaacagtCAAAATCAGGGCTGGTCCATCGTGTAGATGGAGGCCCCTGCGTTGGCCATGTTATCCAGAACTTGGCTTACGTACTGAGCAACATCAACAATGGCACTATCACTGCGTTTCACAAACGGGTGCTCCAGCAATTTGTTGTATTTCGGTCGCTGTTGTTCGTCCTTGATTAAACTGAAACAAGCAAGCATGAATTAATTTGATGTGCGTATGTATTACATGCACAAAATCAGCCAATTATAGTCGCTAAAATTTGCTTGagatatgtttttatttttgccatGTATGGTCACAGATAAAGGGAGCAGACTCAATTTGATTCCATCAGACTAGACTTGGCTACCATTTGCCATCAGTATCCAATATAGTCAGATGTTATTGCCGATGCAGAGTTGCCTATTTTCTTTCGGTTGGACCAAGCTTCTGCAGTGCGTAAACATGCCTACAAGTCCGAGTTTTGCATGCATTTACTGAATaggacaacaataaaaacacactaaaatacaaaaacaaatgggtatacaaggctagagaagacataaaacaaccaggacgtttcgggccaattacatgcccattctcaactggaacagaagctaaaaaatgtaaaaattaaaacgagaaaatgagcatgcaactgaccgaggtaggaatcagtactgattttctgcatgctcattttctcgttttaatttttacattttttagcttctgttccagttgagaatgggcatgtaattggcccgaaacgtcctggttgttttatgtcttctctagccttgtatacccatttgtttttgtattttagtgtgtttttattgttgtctgcattcgggctattgtgtctCTATCTCTCTTTTACTGAATAGGTATTTAtggaatttcatgaatttttaaaacattttaaggcCAAGTTTTTTTTGTTAACTTACACTTCGTTAGACTGGCTGCTTTTCCCCTGATGATACATCACCGTACGCAACAGTCAGCTGTAAAACAGCCGAGCATATGCTGGAAGCGCTTCaattacaaattaaaaattctaattatgtccatttgcttttcttttaaaaaagacaGAAGATGACagcaataatttcaaaatattatcgAAATTCCCCTTTTTAGACTTCCACCACACATATAAGTCCAGAGATGTATATAGGCAATATCAGGATTCTCTTGTACACAGATTGAAAGATTCTAGAGATTTTTCCACCTTTTTTCCTAGCTGAtcattatgaaaaattcaagaaattcagACAATACGCCTTAAAAAAGGGATACTTGACAGCAAGAAATAGTTGGCATTTTGGCGATTGATACATTCTAGAGTAGGACTGAACTTACCAAGTATTGATGAAGTTGACAAACTCTTGCGAAAAAGTATTCCCATCGTAGTTGGTTGTCAGCTTGGGCGGATCACCTTGCACGACTTGGCAGAGCTGCTCAAATGCGGAGTTCCACTTGGGGTACGGAAAGTGACCAGTGGCTACCTCCATCAAAGTTATGCCCAATGACCATACGTCTGAACGGACATCATAGCCTCTTGCTCGGTACGGATCTATCCTCTCAGGCTGTCGAAACAATGAATAAAATATAAGAATGAAGGGATGGAAattcatcttttttaaaaaaaaaaaaaaaaaaaataagaggatatacggataaaacaaattaataaacAATAAAAGGGTTGACTTATGTAATGAaaacttcacaatttttttgtgtCATGGAGAGAGGCGCAATAACCACAGTTTTTCACACCTCTTTACCACAATATCACAACTGATGCTGTACTAAATTTCTAGCAGCAAAAGCAAACCAATCAAAATGATAAATCAGTGACTGACAACCTTAACTTAAAATTATTGTTTGCCCCAagatttatgatttatttttggctaaaataaAAAGCTGGGTGTTCTTAAAGAGCCCTAAAACTCGTTTAATGATACTAAAAATTGAGGTACCCGAGTCGGATTTTGTTTGGAGGCAACACTCGAAACATGTTGGAAAAACAAGCGATGATTgcattttgttcgaagttgttttgtgttgtggggGCAGGGCTTTTTTCGCACGCAAAGTTTGGGAACCCCTGAAGCAACCCTAAAATTGAAATTCGCTTTCTCATTGGTTGTTCAGAATCAcgcaaaagaaacaagaaaaaaaacagaaacaatttgttgtttcgaacaaaatacgactctgTTACACAAAATATACTGTATAAGAAAACAACATGGAACAGCAGTTGgggattttattttgttttttacaaCTGTTAATCTCAAGAAAAACGCAAAATCAGACAATAACACAccaagaagggggggggggggatttggaGAAGTATCAGTATACAATTAAACCAAATGATTGTACGAGAGAGAAAAACTCCCACTAGTAAACGTGATATGTTACTTATTCTTTCAATATGAGTGTTGATGAGTAACATCCTTTGGTGGAAAATAACCTGcctaagaaaaataaacaaaaacattgttgccaagtcTCATGACAAGTAAAGTTAAAGTTTTCAATGCATATTTGTCCCTGGACACCCTTATCAGTGATTACACTCATCCATTTAAGGGAATTGGTTACCTGACACAACTCAAACCTGTCGTCGGGCATAGAgtatttttcactaaaattcaACCTCAGATCAGTTATCCAAAggtgaaaagaaaattcactaaaagtgaggaaaaaactaaaaaaaaaaaaaaagaaactcacAGCCATGTAAGGTCTACATCCAGCATCCCTGGTTTTGGCGATGGAATCGACTAGTTGCCCTGAAATACCGAAATCACATAATTTGACGTTCCCACGCCGGTCCAACAGAATATTGCTTGGTTTCACATCTCTGTGGATTATTTTCAGTTTCTCTTTCAAGTAATTCAAAGCCTTCACAGtctgtaaaaataaagtaaaagaaaattagaGTCCAATTGCctacaaataaaaaacacaaaaccctgaaaattttaagcaagaCCTGGGGAGTCCAGAGGTGGGTTCAATCCTTCGTTATTCTGTTGATGTGGAGTCCATAATCTGTTCTTGATAAACAGTTTTGATAGGTACATCACTGAATGTGTatatagaattaaaaaaatatcaactgGTAAGAGCTATTTTTCCTCTGCCATctcaaaaactttaatttcacGACCTCTGATATTGCGGGCTAATCTTTAAAGGTGAGtttcaaatttattgaaaatatcaGGGCAATAATAGGTCTGTTGTAATGTTGCATTCATAGGATATAGCCGACAGGCagatttttattggaaaaattgcaAGAGAACTACATTAAGTATACCAGGAATATCTTAAATAAACTCAAAAATGCACTCCTTGCGTAGTCCGTATTATgcattttccaattcttcacTTTAACAGacaattatttctttttcaccatcaatctgaaaaaatatcaaattttcttctgtttGTATGGTTAGACCTCGGCTTTTATGATTGATAAATTACCACACATTGGTATGCAGCCAGATGATTACCTATACGGTCCAAATCTGGATACAACTTCCTTACGTAAAATAATCATCAAATAAAGAACCATGTTAGCAAAGGTggcaaaagtttaaaaaaatactcactGCGACagtaatttttcctaaaatgttTTCGGGTATTCTCTGcatcattttttcataaataaatttgTAGAATTTATCTAAAGAAATATCCATCAATTCCATACAAATCCAACAATCaccctgaaataaaaaaaaaaattaattaagtgGAAATTATAACTACAGCTACTTATGGGAGAAGAAATTAACTGCATATGAGTAGATACAATCTCTGGACGTCTCTGCTATAATTTGTAATGAATGGGCATTGATTGATTTACTGCAAGTGCTAGCAAACGATTGcacagatttttcaattttatacagccaaaaattataatatggCTTATGCATGGGCGTGTTTTCACTGCTAACTTATTATACCCTTGAGTGCAGCAAACAAAAATTTAGAGTTGGGCcgaaatggaattttcgcgtcacCGGAACCGGATATCGGTTTTttgtatccggccggatccggataccggataattcaaaaaagtatccggccggatccggatagtaccggatccggatagtgctttttcgcgcgaaaaatgtcgcgatttttgaggttaagtttaGTCGACTCACGATCGGTCGTAGCTAACAAAATTCGGGCCTTGAATTTCTTTCCTTATTTCTAGTGTCACAATTGCAATAGTACAAAAATCATGGTTGACAAATAATATGTGTCATAAATATAGCAAGGCAGTTTCTAGCTTTTCGCAGCTGTGCTCATATGTTCAGCAGGAGGGTGTTATCAGAAGTCAgaaatgtaaacaaaacaaaagtggAAAACAGCGCTGCCAATCTGACACTTTTGAAAGCACCGCCGCCGCATGCCAATCCAAAGTCACAGCAAATCAAAGCCTGTCTTGACGGAAAATTATTCGGTCAATTTCTGTTGATGAGAATCTCTAAATGAACGAGAGAAATAGATGTTTCAACCGATCACAAACTTAATTGGCCTTTGTTTCGATATTACCGAAACAAACAGCGTGCTGCGACACTACGATGAATGCGGAGTTTTGCACCGACTAAAAACGGGGAATTATGCATATGCTGGTGGCGTTGTTGTTTGTTATTCTCTTTTCCACCTGCATCTATGAAAGTGAAACACGCGGGTCGTAATAATAAAAGGGAAACTGTAATatgtaataaaaataaacaatgcaCTAAAACTTTAGAAATGGTGGCATGAATTGCAAAACAGACTGAATATAATTAAAATTGTTCAAGACTTAGCAGCATGTAATTcatgttgaaagaaaaaaaaataaacagagctgtattgaaggagaagaaaaaaaagtcaaaagtttcaggaaaaaatacagaaaattgtattgatagggaggaaaaaagaaagaatatcaccaaaaatttatcgaaattttcagggccaAAAAAGCACTATTCGGCAGGTCCAAAAACCGGATAGCGcgattatccggccggatccggatactCGCAAAAATCGTATCCGGCAATCCGGATAATCGCCGGATACCCGGCCCAACTCtacaaaaattttagaggaagTTACCTGCTGATGAAGGTTATTAGCACCGATAGTATTTCCGAGTTTGAATATTTGAGACACAAAAACATTAATATCAAGGGTTCAGTGTTGAGATTACATCCCCATTCATTTTACAGCAAACTAAATTAAGTAATTTGTATAAAATTAAGACTTGGGATTTGCCATGGGTAAATATTgattggaaaaatatttaatcccTCCCAATGAAGACGGccagaaagagaaaaaggatgCTAGGTAGGTAAGGCCCACATAGGCATACCCACTTAAACTTCAGATAGGCTACACTGCAGAGAGCACCTTTGAATTGCAAGAGCTGCAACAATCTCCTTTCAGAATATTTACTCTAAGctgtttaatttgaaaaataaaagcacATTTCGTAATGTTGCTTACCTCTTTAAATAAAGCTCCGTAAAACTGGACGATATACGGACATTCGTTAGACATCATCACGACATCTAGATCCATGAGCAGCTGTTTTTGTTCTTTCTCATCTACAGTTGACCTAATTCTCTGCAAGTAAATCCAAATAGAAATAATgaggaaaatttgaagcaaataaCGCCGTTGATTCATGAgaaaatcacggcagaatagataAAGAATTGATAGCTGTGGCCATCCACAGGGAAACGGACCTTCATCAAccgaggaaaaattttcaataaagcGATTTTTGTAGAGTTAGATGAAAAGAATCGGATTTTCAATCTCTAGAATGTCCTATAGAATGAGTTGCCAGCGGTTTTGTTTATTTGTACACACAACAGTTGCAAAACCAGTCAAGTAATTTTAAGCTCTGAACATAACGGATCAAGATTTTAAGTGCCTCTttctaaaatttgttttttgaattGCTGACTGAGCTTTGCCATATCATAGGTTAGGTTTGACATTTCTGGGCATTTTTTGATACAATATGTTAGTAAAACAGTATTCTATGCTCTGATatgtttcaaacaattttgaatttttccttccGAAGGTTCCTTTTTCTATGGACCATTACATTTGGACTTCATCTGTGAGCCAAGGTCCCTGTTTACAGAGTTACATTACATTATTGCCATTTGCCCTAATCAGggtttctgttttttcttcattttccactTTCAAGACTTTCCCTGAATTGTTTTGCTATTTCCTGGACAACATTTTTGGCTTCATCAAAACAtgaaactttccatcaaaaccctattttcaaactttcagtaAAAACTGTGATTTATTCTCTTTATATTACACAGACTTTAGTTAAACTATTGACAAAATCTCCACTTAAAGAGATTTGAATTACAGAAAAAGGCACTCATTAACTTGCTCGCACTCTCTTAAATGGCCCCAACTGAAGTTACTGGGCCGGCATGCttcacaaaattccctgacttttccaggtcgctgcaaattccctgaatttccaggttttcaagACAGTCAGAAACCTTGGTCCcaatgtttacaatttttttgataTTCAATAATAATCTACAGTTTTACACCATTCTTgtttgtattaaaaaataatggaCTGTCCGCTTCACTATTCAGTTGGTTATAGAATTTATAATTCATACAGCCGTGATTAAAagcttttctttaattattattttgggCTCCTATTTGGACGGCGATTAATTCGTCACCTGctgtcaaagtatcacaaacgctgTTTGTGCTTAGGCATCATAATTAAtcccagaaattttcaaaaaagagcaaacaaaaaatttaaagaaaaaattaaaacaatactGAGATGTCCAGCAACATAACATCAAAGCATGAATGGCACCTGTGATACTTCGGTTGGAAGATGTCAAAACACTGTAAGTAAACAAGATGAGAAAACTAAAAAGAACAATATTAAATTAGGGCTGGAAAATTCTTACCTTGACAGCCATTAAAGTTTCACTTTTCCGGTGAACCATTTTGTTAACGGTTCCAAAACCGCCTCGTCCTATCTCACCAAAGTCTTGTAGGTCATCTGAGGTAAAGTCATAAACCTTGAAATGAGGGAAAACAAAACATAATAAGAAAGAGATTTTGAACCTTTGATGCATAACAAAACAGTAAAACTGAGAGATTTATTTACCATCCTTATGTGCTTAACTGCCAATTTTAATggctttttatttaaatttatgagAATTTCCCCAGAACAAATATTGAACATGGTTTGTTTTAGAGTAAATCAAAATTCgtcaaagaatgaaaataaaagaaaaaaacctctgacaaggggagcttcccaagtgtaaccggaatttcaagttgaaatttcgcatgaagatactagagatgaaaTTTGAGgacccgtattttttcgttttttcgaatgggaccgggaaagccctcaaaaataACGcgaaagatgcggaaaaaacgcaaGCGCTATGCGAGCGGAGCCCCCTGTGCGGGCGGCTTCCAGTGGCACAAGGTAGACATAGGTGACAGAAGCCGGTACCCTTATCAGTTCGGCATGGCCGAACGGATGCGCGCTCGCCTCATAGGTGGGAGATCCCTGGATCGAAACTCAGTTCCggcttgtaatttttattttacattatgcttgtttatttttcaattactttttttttgcaccATTCTCTCCGCCAcccgacttacgaggtagaacgcgttgtgactgaagattttttacatttgCTGATAGAAAATCGATGTTTCTGTgggattgaaacgttatatataatcGAATAcacaaaacactctaaaactcacGAAGGCGACGAAATTTGGTGATTTTTAGagcattttatttattcaattataaataacgtttcaatccaacAGAAACATCGATTTTCTATCAGcaaatgtaaaaaatcttcagtcacaaCGCGTTCTACCTTGTAAGTCGGGTGGCGGAGAGAATggtgcaaaaaaaaagtaattgaaaaataaacaagcataaagtaaaataaaaattacaagccGGAACCGAGTTTCGATCCAGGGATCTCCCACCTATGAGGCGAGCGCGTAAACGTTTGGCCATGCCGTACTGGTAAGGGTACCGGCTTCTGTCACCTAtatttaccttgtgccgctggAAGCCGCCCACACAGGGGCTCTACTCACATAGCGCTTGCGTTTTTTCCACACCTTTCGCGTTATTTGTGAGGGCTTTCCCCGTcccattcgaaaaaacaaaaaaatacgggtcccCTAAtttcatctctagtatcttcatgcgaaatttcaactcgaaattccggttacacttgagAAGCTCCCCTTGTGAGTAAAAATTGTGGGTCTTTTTATTCTCTATAATTTAGATTTAAATTCCAGATATATTCTGCAGTTCATAGGCTCCTCAAAAGCTGTGCATAATTATCTGAGGGTAGAAGTGAGTTACAATAACTCGAATTAAAAAGTTCGCCCAAAAAGGGGCGTATACAATTGGTCTTCATTTTATGCACCATTTCCACAACTTCTGAACTACATTATGCACTTATGGTGATTTGAGGTTCTCATACAGAATTAGAAGCCAAAATGAGCAAGGCTGCTTTCTTAAAGCTCAAGCTTCAAATGCATTGTGCTCACAATACATATATTTCAAAGATACCCTTCTACAGGCAAACTCttcaattgaaatttgtttCAAATTATACCATGTTTTACCTCAATGAATACAATTCTTAGGTGGTTATACATAAGAATGAGACGACCATCAAAACACTGTTATGAATGATAAGCAATTGAAATGAATCATAAACATCATTTCGGGagtacaaaatattttgaatttatgTTTTTACACAATTAAATTACGATGGAGG
The genomic region above belongs to Bemisia tabaci chromosome 8, PGI_BMITA_v3 and contains:
- the Mkk4 gene encoding dual specificity mitogen-activated protein kinase kinase 4 — translated: MDCRKSNSNHNLSELGMKSEKRKQLTLTLGSSDGVRRPFPSSTSDYQLHQLPKSSQFCNIDEDRFTHSSSSRQKSMPRLKPFNSDVITDPSKDRFKICQNMQSSGKLQVSPDSVYDFTSDDLQDFGEIGRGGFGTVNKMVHRKSETLMAVKRIRSTVDEKEQKQLLMDLDVVMMSNECPYIVQFYGALFKEGDCWICMELMDISLDKFYKFIYEKMMQRIPENILGKITVATVKALNYLKEKLKIIHRDVKPSNILLDRRGNVKLCDFGISGQLVDSIAKTRDAGCRPYMAPERIDPYRARGYDVRSDVWSLGITLMEVATGHFPYPKWNSAFEQLCQVVQGDPPKLTTNYDGNTFSQEFVNFINTCLIKDEQQRPKYNKLLEHPFVKRSDSAIVDVAQYVSQVLDNMANAGASIYTMDQP